In Segatella copri, the DNA window TGCTTTTGGTCAGATTCTTTCCAAGATAAGACCTGTAAATTTGACTGCTCAACAAGATTCGATTGTAAGAGGTTTTGCTTCTCAGTATAGGCCGATATATACTGTTGATGGGCATTTTTATGGCTATTTTAAGTTGGATGCTTCTGCTCCATCTTCAACGGCTTCTATCATGCTGCAAAATAACAGTGTTTCAGCTTTCTCACATGATATTATACTCTCTGGTGAATGTAGCTTCGTGGTGTTAGACCCTCCTCCTTTGTTTGAACAATGGGGGTGGACTAAGCCACCTACATTGTTAGAATCAGTATGTGATTTATTAATTGACACAATTTTATAACAATTATGTTAGAGGTAAAGAATCTGCATGCTACTATTGCAGGCAAAGAAATATTGAAAGGTATCAACCTGACTATCAACGATGGTGAGATACATGCAATCATGGGACCTAACGGTTCCGGTAAGTCAACCTTGAGCGCTGTGCTCACGGGTAACCCTCTCTATACCGTAACCGAGGGTGAGGCTATCTTCAACGGCAAGAACCTCCTGGATATGAAGCCAGAGGACCGTGCCCGTGAAGGCTTGTTCCTCTCTTTCCAGTATCCAGTAGAAATTCCTGGTGTATCCATGACCAACTTCATGCGTGCGGCTATCAATGCCAAGCGTGAGTATCAGGGTTTGGAGCCATTGAACACCAGTGAATTCATGAAGCTGATGCGTGAGAAGCGCGAGTTGGTGGAATTGGACAGCAAGTTGGCTCGCCGTTCTGTAAACGAAGGTTTCTCGGGTGGTGAGAAGAAGCGCAACGAGATTTTCCAGATGGCTATGCTGGAGCCAAAGCTTTCTATTCTCGATGAAACCGACTCTGGTCTCGATGTGGATGCGATGCGTATCGTGGCTGACGGTGTGAACAAGATGCATACCGACAAGACATCTGCCATCGTCATCACTCACTACGAGCGTCTGCTCGATATGATTAAGCCAAGTGTGGTTCACGTACTCTATAAGGGTAGAATCGTGAAGACTGCCGGTCCTGAACTTGCCAAGGAGATTGAGGCTCGTGGCTATGACTGGATCAAGGCAGAAGTAGATGAGAAATAATAGGGAGGATGGCTATGCATTCAGAAAAACAATATTTAGACTTGTATCAGTCTTCTTCGAGAATAATCAAGAAGAACAGTGCTGAGGTGCTCAATGCGGTGCGCGATGCTGCGTTTGAGAACTTCCGTCGCTTGGGCTTCCCTTCCCGAAAGGTAGAAAGATACAAGTACACAGATATGAGCGCCATCTTCGAGCCAGACTATGGCTTGAACTTGAACCGTCTGGAAATTCCGGTAGATCCATACGAAGCTTTCCGCTGCGATGTGCCTAATCTGAGCACTTCGCTCTACTTCGTTGTAAACGATGCTTTTTATAACAAAGCATTGCCTAAAGTAGAGCTTCCGGAGGGCGTAATTGTGGACTCTTTGAACAAGATTGCTGCAGAAAACCCTGAATTCATCGGGAAATACTATGCTAAGATTGCCAAAACCGACGAAGATGGCATCACCGCATTGAATACATTCCTGGCACAGGATGGCTTGCTGATTTATGTTCCAAAGAATGTAAAGGTAGAGCGAACTATTCAGGTCATCAATATTCTCCGTTCGGATGTAGATTTGATGGTAAACCGCCGTGTTCTCATCGTCATGGAACAGGGTGCTGAGGCTAAGTTCCTCTTCTGCGACCATGCAGCCGATGACAAGAACTTCCTCGCAACCCAGGTTATCGAGGCATTCGTAGGCGAGAATGCCAGTCTCGACCTCTATTGTCTGGAGGAGACTCATTACAAGAACCGCCGTGTCAGCAACGTTTATATCGAGCAGCAGGCTAACAGCCGCGTGAACCATAACGTCATCACGCTTCATAACGGTATTACCCGCAACCGCCTCGACCTCGTATTCAAGGGCGAGGGAGCTGAGTGCTTCTGCAATGGTTGTGTGATTGCCGACAAGAACCAGGTGGTTGATAACAATACGCTTATCGATCATCAGGTGGGTCATTGTACCAGTAACGAGCTTTATAAGTATGTGCTCGATGGTGAGGCACGTGGTGCTTTTGCCGGCAGAGTGCTGGTTCGTCATGGTGCCCAGAAGACTATTTCTCAGGAAACTAACCAGAACCTCTGTGCTACGAAGACAGCCCGTATGTTCACCCAGCCGATGCTGGAGATCTATGCTGACGATGTGAAGTGTGCACACGGTAGTACTGTAGGTCAGCTCAACGATGCGGCATTGTTCTATATGCAGCAGCGTGGTGTGAGCCGCGAGGAGGCTAAGTTGCTCCTTCAGTTTGCGTTTATCAACGAAGTCATCGACAAGATGGAGCTGGAGCCATTGCGCGATCGCCTGCATCATCTCGTAGAGAAGCGATTCCGTGGTGAACTCAATAAGTGCGAGGGTTGCAAACTTTGCAAGTAGATAATATCCTTTTAAAGGAGTAAAGTTCTTAAAACTATGTATGATATCAATCAAGTAAGAGCAGATTTCCCGATTTTATCGAGAAAGGTCTATGATAAGCCATTGGTGTATCTGGATAATGCGGCAACCACGCAGAAGCCATTGTGCGTGCTCGATGCCATGCGCGACGAGTATCTCAATGTGAATGCCAATGTGCATCGTGGCGTTCACTATCTCTCTCAGCAGGCTACCGACCTTCATGAGGCTGCCCGCGAAACCGTGCGCAAGTTTATCAATGCGCCGAAGGTTGAGGAAGTCATCTTTACCCGCGGTACTACCGAGAGTCTGAATCTCGTGGTTTCATCGTTCTGCGATGCCTTTATGAGCGAGGGCGACGAGGTGATTATCTCTACCATGGAGCATCACTCCAATATCGTGCCTTGGCAGTTGCAGGCTGCCAAGAAGGGAATTGCCATCCGCGTCATCCCTATCAACGATAAAGGTGAGATTAACCTCGATGAATTCGCCAATTTATTTACCGAACGCACCAAAATCGTGAGCATTGCCCAGGTGAGCAACGTGCTCGGTACGGTGAATCCGGTAAAAGAGATGATTAAGATAGCTCACGAGCACGATGTACCTGTCATGGTGGATGGCGCTCAGAGTACTCCTCACTTCGCTGTGGATGTACAGGATATGGATTGCGATTTCTTCGCTTTCAGCGGACATAAGATTTATGGTCCTACCGGTATCGGTGTGCTTTACGGCAAGGAAGAATGGCTCGACAAGTTGCCTCCTTATCAGGGAGGTGGTGAAATGATTGAGAGCGTAAGTTTCGAGAAGACTACTTTCGAGAAGTTGCCATTCAAGTTCGAGGCTGGTACTCCTGATTATGTAGCTACCCACGGTCTGGCAAAGGCCATCGATTATGTCTCTGCGCTTGGTATGGATAACATCGCCAAGCATGAGCAGGAATTGACCCGTTACTGCATGGAGCAGATGCGAACCATCGATGGAATCAGACTTTTTGGTGAACAGGAGGGCAAAGATGCCGTTGTCAGCTTCTTGGTTGGTGATATTCATCACATGGATATGGGCACCTTGCTCGACCGCCTGGGCATCGCTGTACGTACCGGTCATCATTGCGCTCAGCCTTTGATGGACCGCTATGGTATTCTAGGTACCGTTCGTGCCAGCTTTGCCCTATATAATACAAAGGAAGAAATAGATGCGCTTGTAGCGGGCGTAAAACGCGTGGCTATGATGTTCTAAAGATAAAGACTTTGTAGCCGCATACAGCGCACGTAAAAGCCTTATTTAGCCAACTGGCGAGCGAAAGACAACCCACTGGCAAGCAAAGAACAGCCAACTGGCGCTACTGCGGACAGTTGGCTGTTTGCGTTTGGCAGTTATCAGAAAGTTGAGGTTGGAATGCCCAAATACTCTTCACTCTTCACCCTTTTGCCGTAACGTATTGTTATACTGATACTTACGCGCTGAAGAGACGTTCTGACTCTTCACCCACTCTTCACCCTCTCTTCACCGCCTGGTGCTATGAGGGTGAAGAGTAGGTGAAGAGTGGGTGAAGAGTTGGTGAAGAGTTAAAATGCTCTTATCCTTGTAACTACCTTATAATTAGGTGGTTATAAAATAGAGGTGAAGAGTGAAGAGATAAACGTAAAATTCATCATAATTATGTTAGAAAGTCATTATTATAAGGATATGGTAGAGGCTGGCTGCGATGAGGCTGGCAGAGGATGTCTGGCAGGCAGCGTATATGCAGCAGCCGTTATCCTTCCGCCCGGTTATCAGAATGCCGAATTGAACGACAGTAAGAAGCTCACAGATAAGAAGCGCAAGGCGCTCCGCGAGCAGATAGAGCGAGATGCTGTAGCTTGGGCTGTGGGCATTGTTACTCCCGAAGAAATCGATAAAATCAATATCCTCAACGCCAGTTTTCTGGCTATGCACCGTGCCCTGGACCAGCTCAAGGTTCGTCCGGAGGCAGTTATCGTGGATGGTAACCGCTTCAAACCCTACAAGGATTTGCCTTATACAACCATCGTAAAGGGTGACGGCAAGTATCTGTCTATTGCAGCTGCCAGCATCCTTGCCAAGACCTATCGTGATGATTACATGGATGCACTGGCAGAAGAATATCCGCAGTACGACTGGAAAGCCAACAAGGGTTATCCTACCAAGAAGCATCGTGCTGCCATCAGGGAATTTGGAGTCACTCCATATCATCGCATGAGTTACAATCTTTTGGGCTCCGGTGAACTGTCCATCGATTTTGAGGAATAATATACTGTCGCCATGAAGCATTTGAGGTGGGATATTTTATAGGAGGATATGCGGGCAGTGGCTTTGCTTCTGTTCCTTTATCTATATGTGGTGGTATTGCTGTTGAGTATTTAGGAGGCGGGTTTGGTTCACTTATGGGAGGACTGATTTATGATGCATTGTATTAAAAACGTCAATATAAAAATGAAATTGTTTGAGAATAGAATATTATATTCTTTCTACTGTTTTGAGCATTGGATTGATGGCTCGTTTCATATGTTGTTTCGTGGTGTCAAGGTTTGGTCGATGAAAAAAATGTATAATTTAAATCCATTTGGTTATATAAAAAAACGAAACAAATCTTTGGACGAATATATCAATAATGTTTATTTGGCTGCTAATGAGGCTGCTGGAAATTTAGATTATGGTTTGAGAATATCACATGCTCAGGGCTTCTTGGGCGTACTGTTGGGACCATATATGATGCTAGCAGTTTCTCTTGTTAAATATTTTGGTCCAGTCAATATACCAAATACAAGTTTTAAGGTGTTTGTTTTGGTATGTTTGGGCGTGTCATATCTGATAGCTTATTTGTCAGCTTTCAAGGATGATGTGTATAAAGCATATTTCAAGAAGTTTAAAAAGGAAAAGAATGATTTGAAATGGCACGTCCTAACGTTTTTTGTGTGTCTTGGTTCCTTATACTCGGTTTATTTGTCTATTGTGTATTGGAATAAATAGAATGGTTTTATAGTGTTTGGCTTGGGAAAAGATGATATGACTAAAAAAAGAATTCAAAATAGAATAGGGGATATCTATTACGTGACATTGGAAGATGGTGCAAGAATCTATCTTCAGTATGTAGCAATAGATACGGAACAATTGTATTCGCCAGGCAATACGAATCATCTAACAGTGTCACACAAGTGGTATGTGTGGACTATTAATCAGAAATATATACATATAGGTGATCTAGTGGGAGAATATAAATCGTATAGTATGGGATTTGTTTATCCTCCTTACGCTGTTTATCAGAAGATAATAACAGGGAAGTACCCTTTTCACGAATTGAAATAAAAATGAAAAAGTTATTCATATTTAACGTATTCTTGATGATTCTGTATTTGGTTTCATCTTGCTTACCATTTGGTTATTACAAAAGAAGTGTGGAGTTTAAAAATTGCACAGGTGATACATTAATTATAGGACATTCTTACTTTGATGCCATTGATAGTGTGCATTGTCAGATATTGCCTGCTTATGATATACCTTGTGTGGAGGAATTTGATACCATTAATGTTCCTGTAAACAAAGAATTATCTTTACGAGGTATTATGGCTGTCTTCCCTGATTCAACGTGTTGTGAGGATTCGGTATATTTGTTTTCAAGGAAAGATACGTGCTATTTATTTTTGATTAAATTCGAGGATGTAAAGCGCAATTCTTGGAAAGAAATTTGTGAAAAAAAACTATATCATAAGTGGATGGTTATTCGAGGTAAGAGTGGATTTGTTTATAGAAATATAAGATACGAATATGAGTGACTTAAAAAACATAGCCAAGATATTTGGAATCCTCTTTATTATCTTTGGGTGGTTCTTCTATGAGTTTCGCTTGTATGAAACAGATGATGATGTAAAGAAGCAGATTCTTGACGAGGAAGTACCCAAGGCTT includes these proteins:
- the sufD gene encoding Fe-S cluster assembly protein SufD produces the protein MHSEKQYLDLYQSSSRIIKKNSAEVLNAVRDAAFENFRRLGFPSRKVERYKYTDMSAIFEPDYGLNLNRLEIPVDPYEAFRCDVPNLSTSLYFVVNDAFYNKALPKVELPEGVIVDSLNKIAAENPEFIGKYYAKIAKTDEDGITALNTFLAQDGLLIYVPKNVKVERTIQVINILRSDVDLMVNRRVLIVMEQGAEAKFLFCDHAADDKNFLATQVIEAFVGENASLDLYCLEETHYKNRRVSNVYIEQQANSRVNHNVITLHNGITRNRLDLVFKGEGAECFCNGCVIADKNQVVDNNTLIDHQVGHCTSNELYKYVLDGEARGAFAGRVLVRHGAQKTISQETNQNLCATKTARMFTQPMLEIYADDVKCAHGSTVGQLNDAALFYMQQRGVSREEAKLLLQFAFINEVIDKMELEPLRDRLHHLVEKRFRGELNKCEGCKLCK
- a CDS encoding ribonuclease HII encodes the protein MLESHYYKDMVEAGCDEAGRGCLAGSVYAAAVILPPGYQNAELNDSKKLTDKKRKALREQIERDAVAWAVGIVTPEEIDKINILNASFLAMHRALDQLKVRPEAVIVDGNRFKPYKDLPYTTIVKGDGKYLSIAAASILAKTYRDDYMDALAEEYPQYDWKANKGYPTKKHRAAIREFGVTPYHRMSYNLLGSGELSIDFEE
- a CDS encoding aminotransferase class V-fold PLP-dependent enzyme, with protein sequence MYDINQVRADFPILSRKVYDKPLVYLDNAATTQKPLCVLDAMRDEYLNVNANVHRGVHYLSQQATDLHEAARETVRKFINAPKVEEVIFTRGTTESLNLVVSSFCDAFMSEGDEVIISTMEHHSNIVPWQLQAAKKGIAIRVIPINDKGEINLDEFANLFTERTKIVSIAQVSNVLGTVNPVKEMIKIAHEHDVPVMVDGAQSTPHFAVDVQDMDCDFFAFSGHKIYGPTGIGVLYGKEEWLDKLPPYQGGGEMIESVSFEKTTFEKLPFKFEAGTPDYVATHGLAKAIDYVSALGMDNIAKHEQELTRYCMEQMRTIDGIRLFGEQEGKDAVVSFLVGDIHHMDMGTLLDRLGIAVRTGHHCAQPLMDRYGILGTVRASFALYNTKEEIDALVAGVKRVAMMF
- the sufC gene encoding Fe-S cluster assembly ATPase SufC — encoded protein: MLEVKNLHATIAGKEILKGINLTINDGEIHAIMGPNGSGKSTLSAVLTGNPLYTVTEGEAIFNGKNLLDMKPEDRAREGLFLSFQYPVEIPGVSMTNFMRAAINAKREYQGLEPLNTSEFMKLMREKRELVELDSKLARRSVNEGFSGGEKKRNEIFQMAMLEPKLSILDETDSGLDVDAMRIVADGVNKMHTDKTSAIVITHYERLLDMIKPSVVHVLYKGRIVKTAGPELAKEIEARGYDWIKAEVDEK